The segment ACGGTCACCGATTCGCCTGTTGTGCCCATTACCACGTAATAATCAACGCCTTTGGCGGTATGGGTTAACAGTTTTTTTAATGACTTGTAATCAATTGCGCCCGTTGAATCGAAGGGTGTTACAAGCGCAACACCGGTTCCGTATAACTTTTTCATATTACTTCAGTTGTGTTGAATATTTGTACATGCTATCGATCAGGTTTCTGGTCGTGGAGGTTTCACTAAGCATGAATTCGAAAAACGATTTGTTGTTTTCCCAATATCCACCGATACGGCAGCGGGCTTTGCTGCGTGCCAGTATATTCAGCATCATGGGGTTTGGTTTGGTATCGAGGTAGTAGAGGTAGTCGAACGGGGTGTTAAAGAATTTTACGGCTGTTTCAGAAGTAAACGCTCCCCAAAAAGAAATTTCTTTTTGAGTGAAGAAATCGAACAGAAATTCGTAGTTATCCTTGTTGGGAGGCAGGTAGGCCATCACTTTCACCTTTTTTCCATCGCGTTCAAGCCGGTGGATAAAGTCTTTGATCTCATCGTGCTTTTTCTTGTCTTCAATGCTGAACAGCACACCTACCGATTGCACCTGGGTGTAGGGGATGGAGGTCCGAACGGTTTTGTTCCTTTTGAGTTGTGATTTGGTGCGGATGTTCAGAAAACTCATTTTCATGCCCCTTACAATTTTCCGCCCGAAAGTAAAACATTAAAATCAGCTTCTGAAATAATCGGTACACCAAGCTTTTCGGCTTTTTCGCGCTTGGCCGGCCCCATGTTATCGCCCGCCAGCAGGTAATCCAGCTTGCCCGAAATGGACGATAGCACTTTTCCGCCATTTTTAAGGATGATATCCTTTAGGTCATCGCGCTCATATTTCTCAAATACACCCGAAATCACAAAGGATTTTCCTTCTAACACATGGCTGTCGAGTACTACTTCCTTAATCACCGCTTCAAGATTCAGCCCGGCTTGACGCAACCGTTCAATTTCTTCCCGGTTTTCCGGATGGCTGAAAAAAAGGATTACGCTTTGCGCGATTTTTTCTCCCACTTCAGGGGCTTCCAGTAATTGCTCATACGTGGCATCCATTAACCGGTCGATGGTTTTGAAATGACGGGCCAGTTTTTCGGCTACGGTTTTGCCAACGTACCGTATGCCAATGGCAAACAACACATTTTCAAAAGGCGCCTGTTTGGATTCGCGTATGCCTTTCAGCATGTTCTCGGCTGACTTATCCTTTACCTTGTCTAACCGAAGCAAATCTTCTTTCGTAAGAAAATACAAATCGGATGGCCTGCGCACCAGGTTAAGCTCATAAAGCTGTCGGATGGTTTGCTCCCCCAGCGAATCAATATCCATAGCCTTGCGCTGAATGAAATGTTCGATGCGCCCTTTTATTTGTGGCGCACAGCCGTTTATGTTCGGACAATAATGCGCGGCTTCACCTTCCTGCCTCACCAGTGGCGTGTTGCATTCCGGGCAACGTGTTATGTAGTGTATGGGTTGGGTTTTTCCTTTGCGTTTGGTGTGGTCAACCCCGGTTACTTTGGGAATAATCTCTCCGCCTTTTTCTACGAATACATAATCGCCAATGTGTAAGTCGAGGCGATTGATTTCGTTGGCATTGTGCAGGGAGGCGCGCTTTACCGTTGTGCCGGATAGAAATACGGGTTCCAACTCGGCAACCGGTGTAATAGCGCCAGTACGACCCACCTGGTAGGTTACTCCATTTAGTCGCGTGCTGATGCTTTGCGCTTTGTATTTGTAGGCAATGGCCCACCGCGGACTTTTTGCTGTGAAGCCCAGGCGTTCCTGTTGTTCGAGGCTGTTTACCTTGATGACTACACCATCTGTTTCCAGCGGCAACTCTCCTCTGCGATTTTCCCAATGATCAATGTAATCGAATACCTGTTTTATTGATTTACACTTTTTATAGGTATCCGAAACATTAAAACCCCATTTCTCAAGGTTATGGATTCCTGCTTCATGCGTTTCAATGCCGAGATCTTCCCCCAACAGGTAATACGCGAAGCAATCCAGTTTACGCTGTGCCACAATGGAGGAGTCCTGCATTTTCATCGTACCCGATGCCGTGTTGCGCGCATTGGCGTAACGTTCTTCGCCAATGTCTTCCCGTTCTTTATTGAGTTGTGTGAAAACATCTTTCGGTAGAAAAACTTCACCACGCACTTCAAAGCTCTGAGGGATATTTTTTCCACTTACCTTGAGCGGAATGTTACGGATGGTTTTAACATTTGCAGTCACGTCATCACCGCGCACGCCATCGCCACGCGTAACCCCGCGAACCAGCAAACCATTTTCATAAATCAAGCTGATGGAAACGCCATCAAACTTCAGTTCACAGAAATATTCATACGGATCGCCATCCAATCCTTTTGCCACCCGACTGTCAAAATCTGTAAGCTCCTCCTGCGAATACGTATTCCCCAACGAAAGCATTGGGTATTTATGGTATACCGTTTGGAATTCCTTAGTAATGGTGCCGCCAACCCGTTGAGTGGGGGAGTCGGGCTGTTTTAGTTCCGGAAATTCATTTTCTAAAGCAATAAGTTTTTCCAGCAATTGATCAAACTCATAATCACTTATTTCAGTCTTGTGTTTCTGATAGTATAGATCGTTATGATAGTTTATTGCTTGTACAAGTTCATGTATTTCGTTTTGGGCTTGCTCCCTTGTCATTTTTTGTATCGAAAATGGGTAATAAAATAAAGCTACTTCCGTGTCGGATCTTGATACGCTTTAAATGCCGCACTCATATCCACTACATTGTTCTTTCGGTCAATGTCAGCCATACGCAAGGATGGATCAATTTCGAGTTTTGCAATGCCCTTGGCAGGTTTGTTTATTTTAAGCGTGTAGGTTGGGTTAACCCACGGCCAGGTTTCAAGTTCTACTCGCGCCAGGGTTGTATCTTCTGCCGGTTTATTTCCCAAGGTTTCATTTAGGGGGATGTAGAACAGTTCTTTTGAACCATCGGCATATGTTATCATCAAATCAACGGGCATTGGAAATTCTCCAATCCGTTCAAGGGTTACAAAAGTAGCTTCATTATCTGCCACAACATTTTTGATGCCGTAGTCAATTCGTTTGGTTGTATTTACCCAATAGGTCATATACCATTTTAGTTGGAGCCCGCTTGTTTTTTCCATTATGCGGATAAAATCATTGGGTTCAGGATGTTTAAATTTCCATGCGTTGTAATACCTTCTCATCCCTTTGTAAAAGTTTGCATCACCGATAATGTATTTCAGTTGATGCAGGAAAACAGTTCCCATGTTATACGCTGATATTCCGTAAGCCCGATTTGTGGTGAAGTGATCGGCATGTTGATTCATCGGTTCCTGAAGGCCACTTCTTACCAGCGAGAAATATCCGTTATAACTTCCACCGTGTGGATTTTTTTCATCGAACAACAGCGCCATCGATTCATTGGTGGCAAAATCGGCAAAGCCTTCATCAAACCACGCGTATAACGATTCGTTTGAAGCGAGTACGGCCTGGTACCAACTGTGGGCTACTTCATGCGCCATTACGCCAACCAGGCTGTTCAATGATCGTTCACCGGTAATGAGTGTGCACATCGGGTATTCCATACCGCCATCACCACCTTGAAGAACCGAGTAGACTTCGTACGGATACTTGCCGAAGGTTTTGTTCATAAACTCAAAATGCTTTACGGTATAGTCCTTAAGCTTTTTCCAGTTTTCTGTGGTCTTCTCACCGGGTTGATAGAAAAAATGCACTTCGGTCCCGTCAGGTACCTGGGCTATTTCGTGTACATAATCCGGATCGGCTGTCCACGCAAAGTCAATTACATTTTTAGCCAGGAAGTGCCAGGTAAGTTCGCCAGCCGGGCGCGTTACTTTTACACCAGGCTTTTCATAACCATACCCAACTTTGTCGGCATTTTGAAGTTTACCCGTTCCACCGATAATGAAGGAAGGATCAAGCGTAATCTTTACATCGAAATCGCCCCACACACCATGAAATTCACGGGCCACATATTGGTAAGCGTGCCATCCCTGAAAATCATATTCAGCCATTTTCGGATACCACTGCGTCATGGAATAGGCTATACCTTCACGGCTGTTTCTTCCCGATCTTCTGATTTGTATCGGAACCTGGGATTCAAACTTCATATCAAATGTCGCTTTGCCTTTTGGCAGAATAGGTTTGGCTAGGGTTACTTCCAGGATTGTTCCTTCAACATGAAAATTTATATCTTTTCCATCCTGCTTCAGGCTTTGGATGCGCTGATAACCGATTTCTTCATCCTTTAATTTTGATATGCGGTCAGTAACACGTCCGTCAGGATCCAGAATGTTTCTTGACCGTACGTCCATCATACTACCCGGTTGAAAGGCATTAAAGTAAAGATGGTAATAAACCTTGCTTAGCGTGTCTGGTGAGTTATTGTAGTAAACCAATTTTTGTGTACCGGTAACTTTATGGGTTTTTACGTCCAGCCGAACGTCCATTGTATATTCCGCGCGTTGTTGCCAGCGGAAGTCCTGGGCCATGGTTGCTGTTATTGAAATGACAAAGAGGAGAAATAAGGATAAGCGAATCATAGTAAGCGTGGTTTGGCCGCAAAATATCCAAACCCGCTGATTCTACAAAGGTGATTTTTTCCGACTCAGATCGAAAAACCAGGTGAAGGAAGCGGTGATAAAGCTACTGTTTTCAAGGGTAAGGGTTTCGCCCGGTAGCGCCTTAGGAATATTGAATACATAGCTGGCTGTAAAGTTCCAGTGATTATTTCTGATCGAAAGCGGTGCCGAGACGGCATAGTTCATTAAACCAAAAACACGTTTAGTTTCAATGGTATACCAAGGCAGCCCCTGACGAACACGCAGGGCTGCAGCAATCCATTCCTGTCGCGTGGTTGGGAATTTGATTTCAGAAAACGTTTGATCACCGAAGAGAATAAATACAGTAGGGAAAAATGAAATGCGATCTAGTTTAAAGATGTTCCTCTTCTCTAATGTTACACCTATCGAGGGCATGAGGCGATGAACGGAGTAGTCGCCAAAGAAGAACGAATAATCTAACCTGAAGTTGACTGGTTTCAGATCATAGAAAGGGGTAATGGTTATTGCATTGTTGTAGGGGATATAGTCATCTTCAAGATTGTAAAAGTAGTGGTCGTAACTGGCGATGAGGGAAAATCGCTTGGAAAAGGAGTGCATGTATCCTCCCGTAAAAATGGTGAGGTAATATTTGGGTTCAAAGTCTTTACTCCAGAAGGAGGAAAGGTCCGCAAACAAACCCGTTTTGTGATAATAGGATACCCCAGGCGACAATCCAAATTGTTCAATGCCCAGGGTTCGACCCGTCCAAAGTACATTACTGTTGTAGGTCAGGCGCACGGCAAGTTGAGAAGTACTGTTAAATTCTTCCATGTTCATCAGACTATCAATCAGTCTGAAGATGTTCAGTGAATCGCTGAAGGTGAGCGTGGAATCTGGTTTGGATAATAAAGCAGTAGTGTCCTGCGCGAAAAGTTTACACGAGGACACTGAAATGATTAGGGTTAAAAACCATTGCCCGCTACAGCGCATGCATATGTGGGTCAGTTATTGCGTTGGCGCAGGCGTTGTTCGTTTCGGTCCTGTGCTTGTTGTTTTCGTTGCTCTTGTAACTGGCGTTGTTGTATTTGTTGCATCAATAATCTTCTAAAATCATCTTCAGCCGTTCGCAACGCCATAAGTTTTTGAGCCGGTATTACGTTAAGAATGCGCGTTGAGTATTCTTTCTCCAGGTCGAGTTCCTGCTGTTTTAGTTTAAAGCCCAACTCGACCAGTTCTCGTTCATGCTCCTCTTTAGGTCTGTTTATCTCCGGGTTACGTTTGGCTTGTTCAAATCGTTGGTTTAACTCTAATCGTTTATTGGAAAATTCACGATAGATGGGCCAGAAGCGTTCTGCCTCTTCCGGTGTTAACCCTAATCGATCTGTAATAAAGGCAATGCGTGCAGCCCTTATTTTTTCCTGCGCTTTCGGATCCATTTTCCCTGCGTCACCATCTTGTGCCCACAGCGGGAGGGCAACCCACACCATCAGAAAAATTTTAAATATTTTTTTCATAACACACCGTTAAAAATTTCAAAGTTCTAAGTCTTGAAGTTCATTTACATCATCGGTATCAAAATCAAAGCTGAAGTAAACTTCTTGCTCAATGGCTTCAGCACTTGCGTCATCAAAATCATAGCTATCCAAAAGTTCATCGGTGGAGAGCGCATTGCTTTCCAGGTAGGCTACCAGTTCTTCAGTGCTCACGGAAGCCAGAATTTTTTCCACTTTATCAACCTTTGGCCTGAAAACAAAAATGGCTGCCAGGGCAAATACCAGCATGGGTAGTGCGTATCGCAGCGAGTACCTCAGCCAGGGCTGTTGTTGGGGCGCAGGGTTTTCAGTCGCTACACGTGCCTGAATCTGAAGGGGCAGCTTATCGAAATAGCCTTCGGGTACTTCAAAAATGTTCGTTTTAGGTATGTTTTCGAGCTTTTTCATTATCGGTGCTTAGACATATATATAGAGGAAACGTTTAATCTGCGGTTAAGAAATCTTCAATTTTCTTCACCGCATGGTGATAGCTGGCTTTCAGGGCTCCAACGCTGGTTTCGGTGATTTTTGCTATTTCTTCATACGGAAGATCATCAAAGTATTTCATGTTAAAAACCAGCCGTTGTTTTTCGGGTAGTTTTAGCAGGGCTTTTTGAAGTTTTAACTGTATTTCATCCCCGGAGATGTGCGCTGCGCTGTCGAGTTTACCCGATAACTCAGCCGTTACATCACCGATGGGCAGGAAAAACCTTTTCTTTTTCCTGTTTAAAAAACTCAGGCATTCGTTGGTGGCGATGCGGTAGATCCAGGTGAAAAGTTGGGAGTCTTCCCTGAATGTATCTATGTAGCGGTGGATTTTGATAAACACTTCCTGGGTGAGATCATCGGCATCATCGTGGTCGATAACCATTTTACGCACGTGCCAGTACACCCGCTGCTGATAGGTGCGTACCAGCATGTTAAAGCCATAGTTCCGGGTTTCCGGGTTACGGATTTTCGACAGGAGTTCGTTGTCTTCCAAAGAAGGCAGGGTTAAAGGCTTACGTTAGACAAAGATACTTTTGAAAGGTTTAACCGTAATTATGCAATAGGATATTCTATTGCATAATTTGACGAATGAAAATCAACAACTTACACGTAAAGACTTTAGACCTTTTGGTGATTTTCATTGTCAAGATTAAACCCTGACAATGCTGATGGCACCGTCAGCATTCGTCAGTTATTTATGTCGTAACCTATTCCTAATGCATAATCTGGGTTAATGGTAACCATTATGGTTTAAAGGCTTCAATGGAATCGACAAGAAGTTCAAACTGCTCTTTTGAGTGAGCCGGAAAGTTGGCGAATCGCAGGTGTTGCTTTTTGAATGAACCGTAACCTTCACCCGGAAATAATCCTTTTGATTGCAGATAATCTGAAAGTTGACTGGTGTATTCTCCGCAATCGGCAATAATTACTGTTTTGGATTGAATGGTTTTGTCCGACACAAATGGTTGTAGTACGGGGTGTTGTTCTAAGGCTTGGTAAAGTATGGCTGCTTTATAATCTGTTTCTCTGCGGATGGTAGTAATACCCCTGCGCAACATATCCTGAACTACTTTTCCCAACAGGTAGATGCCTAACACATTTGGTGTTTCGGGTGTTTGATTCTTTTGTGCAAGTTCAAGCAACCCTGGTAAGTTGTGGTAGGAACCAATGGAGATTCCTTTTGAACGAAGTGCTTCTGCTTTTTCTTTACACCGATGGTTGACAATCCAAACCCCAAGCCCTGCCGGCAATCCAAATCCTTTTTGTACCGAGAAGAATAATGTATCGATTTTGGTGAAATCAAATTCAGGATAGGGCAGAGACGAAACGGCATCCACAGCCACTAACGCCTCTGGTTGCACTAGTTTAAATTCATTGATAAAAGATACAGGCAAGGAAACACCGGTACTGGTTTCATTCTGTGTAAGTGCAATCAGTTCAGTTGCAGGTAGTGCCTCTGGTTTTGAAAAAGCATAACCTTCTTTCGTTTCAGTTTTTTGAGGATTACGGTTTAGTTGTTGTGCGATTTCATAAAAGCGTTTTGAAAAAGCTCCGTTAACAAAATGATGCGAAGAATCTTCTACCAGGTTTTCAATAATCCTTTCCCATACTTCTGTTGCTGATGATGTGAATACAATCGTGAAATCTTCCGGTATACCGATAAGTTCTTTTAATCCTTCGGCAGTTTCTTTATAGATGGATTCAAAGGTTTTGCTTCGATGGGATAGGGAGGGTATACCATCGCGGAAAGCCTTGCGCATATGGTCTTCTACCGTAAAAAAAAGTTGTGAGGGACCGGGTGTAAAATTTATTGTTGGTTTCATAGTTTGTTAAGCCTGCTGATTACTAAAAAATAAGTAGTTAATCAATGTTTCGCAGTGGCTATCTTTTATTTTCCTTTGATGCAAGAATCCACTCGAATTTGGGACACGTTTGCTGAACCTAACATTTTTACAATACCGAGTGAAGCTTACAACCAAAATCAGGCCTCATGCTGACGGTTACCGTCAGTACCTCGCCCAAAAAGCAGGATAACAGAAGAAGGTTGCGGTTGTTGGCAGCTCAAAACTTGTCTTTTATGAGGTTCAGAAACTCCTCACCAAATTCGGTGGATTTTTTATTTTAATTAATCTCTCCACCGCAATACTTGCAGTAAATCGCATCGCTATCGTGCCCTTCTTTCAGACAATGCGGGCATACCTGTGTGGTTATCTTTTCCTTCGTTTTTAATTTTATCATTTCCGAAGAAACAATGCCTGTGGGCACAGCAATAATACCATAGCCCATAATCATAATGATGGATGCCAGTGTTTGCCCCAGTGTAGTATGCGGTGCTATATCGCCATAGCCAACGGTTGTCATGGTAACAATGGCCCAATAAATACTTATCGGTATGCTGGTAAAACCATTTTCGGGCCCCTCTATCAGGAATATTAATGTACCAAATATGATCACTGCGGTCATCACCGTAGTCAGGAATACGATGATTTTATACTGACTTGCTTTTAAGGCTGTGGTAAGGTTCTGACTCTCACCAATAAATCGGGCTAACTTGAAAATTCTAAAGATCCGGAGTAAGCGTAAACTTCTGATAACAAGCAGGGATTGAGCACCCACAAAGAAGATCGTCAGATAGGTTGGTAAAACTGAAAGTAAGTCGACAATGCCAAAAAAGGAGAAAATGTATTTTCGTTTGTGCAGCACCACCCATATACGGGCCAGATACTCAAGCGTAAATATTCCGGTAAAGAACCACTCCAGTCCAAGCAGCCAGTTACCCCATCCGATTTTTATGTCATGAACACTCTCCAGCAATACAACAACAACACTGAGAATAATGCTTACTAATAATATGATGTCGAAGTATCTTCCTTCGGGTGTGTCCGACTCGAAGATGACCTCGTAGATTTTGAGTTTTAGACCAGTTAGTCTGTATTTTTCTTC is part of the Cyclobacteriaceae bacterium genome and harbors:
- the ligA gene encoding NAD-dependent DNA ligase LigA; translation: MTREQAQNEIHELVQAINYHNDLYYQKHKTEISDYEFDQLLEKLIALENEFPELKQPDSPTQRVGGTITKEFQTVYHKYPMLSLGNTYSQEELTDFDSRVAKGLDGDPYEYFCELKFDGVSISLIYENGLLVRGVTRGDGVRGDDVTANVKTIRNIPLKVSGKNIPQSFEVRGEVFLPKDVFTQLNKEREDIGEERYANARNTASGTMKMQDSSIVAQRKLDCFAYYLLGEDLGIETHEAGIHNLEKWGFNVSDTYKKCKSIKQVFDYIDHWENRRGELPLETDGVVIKVNSLEQQERLGFTAKSPRWAIAYKYKAQSISTRLNGVTYQVGRTGAITPVAELEPVFLSGTTVKRASLHNANEINRLDLHIGDYVFVEKGGEIIPKVTGVDHTKRKGKTQPIHYITRCPECNTPLVRQEGEAAHYCPNINGCAPQIKGRIEHFIQRKAMDIDSLGEQTIRQLYELNLVRRPSDLYFLTKEDLLRLDKVKDKSAENMLKGIRESKQAPFENVLFAIGIRYVGKTVAEKLARHFKTIDRLMDATYEQLLEAPEVGEKIAQSVILFFSHPENREEIERLRQAGLNLEAVIKEVVLDSHVLEGKSFVISGVFEKYERDDLKDIILKNGGKVLSSISGKLDYLLAGDNMGPAKREKAEKLGVPIISEADFNVLLSGGKL
- a CDS encoding M1 family metallopeptidase, with amino-acid sequence MIRLSLFLLFVISITATMAQDFRWQQRAEYTMDVRLDVKTHKVTGTQKLVYYNNSPDTLSKVYYHLYFNAFQPGSMMDVRSRNILDPDGRVTDRISKLKDEEIGYQRIQSLKQDGKDINFHVEGTILEVTLAKPILPKGKATFDMKFESQVPIQIRRSGRNSREGIAYSMTQWYPKMAEYDFQGWHAYQYVAREFHGVWGDFDVKITLDPSFIIGGTGKLQNADKVGYGYEKPGVKVTRPAGELTWHFLAKNVIDFAWTADPDYVHEIAQVPDGTEVHFFYQPGEKTTENWKKLKDYTVKHFEFMNKTFGKYPYEVYSVLQGGDGGMEYPMCTLITGERSLNSLVGVMAHEVAHSWYQAVLASNESLYAWFDEGFADFATNESMALLFDEKNPHGGSYNGYFSLVRSGLQEPMNQHADHFTTNRAYGISAYNMGTVFLHQLKYIIGDANFYKGMRRYYNAWKFKHPEPNDFIRIMEKTSGLQLKWYMTYWVNTTKRIDYGIKNVVADNEATFVTLERIGEFPMPVDLMITYADGSKELFYIPLNETLGNKPAEDTTLARVELETWPWVNPTYTLKINKPAKGIAKLEIDPSLRMADIDRKNNVVDMSAAFKAYQDPTRK
- a CDS encoding sigma-70 family RNA polymerase sigma factor is translated as MEDNELLSKIRNPETRNYGFNMLVRTYQQRVYWHVRKMVIDHDDADDLTQEVFIKIHRYIDTFREDSQLFTWIYRIATNECLSFLNRKKKRFFLPIGDVTAELSGKLDSAAHISGDEIQLKLQKALLKLPEKQRLVFNMKYFDDLPYEEIAKITETSVGALKASYHHAVKKIEDFLTAD
- a CDS encoding alanine--glyoxylate aminotransferase family protein → MKPTINFTPGPSQLFFTVEDHMRKAFRDGIPSLSHRSKTFESIYKETAEGLKELIGIPEDFTIVFTSSATEVWERIIENLVEDSSHHFVNGAFSKRFYEIAQQLNRNPQKTETKEGYAFSKPEALPATELIALTQNETSTGVSLPVSFINEFKLVQPEALVAVDAVSSLPYPEFDFTKIDTLFFSVQKGFGLPAGLGVWIVNHRCKEKAEALRSKGISIGSYHNLPGLLELAQKNQTPETPNVLGIYLLGKVVQDMLRRGITTIRRETDYKAAILYQALEQHPVLQPFVSDKTIQSKTVIIADCGEYTSQLSDYLQSKGLFPGEGYGSFKKQHLRFANFPAHSKEQFELLVDSIEAFKP
- a CDS encoding ion transporter is translated as MEEKYRLTGLKLKIYEVIFESDTPEGRYFDIILLVSIILSVVVVLLESVHDIKIGWGNWLLGLEWFFTGIFTLEYLARIWVVLHKRKYIFSFFGIVDLLSVLPTYLTIFFVGAQSLLVIRSLRLLRIFRIFKLARFIGESQNLTTALKASQYKIIVFLTTVMTAVIIFGTLIFLIEGPENGFTSIPISIYWAIVTMTTVGYGDIAPHTTLGQTLASIIMIMGYGIIAVPTGIVSSEMIKLKTKEKITTQVCPHCLKEGHDSDAIYCKYCGGEIN